A window of Chlorocebus sabaeus isolate Y175 chromosome 14, mChlSab1.0.hap1, whole genome shotgun sequence contains these coding sequences:
- the NAT8 gene encoding N-acetyltransferase 8: protein MAPYHIRKYQESDRKWVVRLLSQGMAEHIPATFWQLLKLPRTLILLLGGPLALLLVSGSWLLALMFSLSLLPALWFLAKKPWKDYVDTVLRTDMSDITKSYLSERDSCFWVAESEEKVVGMVGALPVDDPTLKEKQLQLFHLSVDSEHRRQGIAKALIRTVLQFARDHDCSAVVLDTSNIQLTALSLYQSMGFQKTGQSFSCMWARLVAHITIHFIYHLPSSQAGGL, encoded by the coding sequence ATGGCTCCTTATCACATCCGCAAATACCAGGAGAGCGACCGCAAGTGGGTCGTGCGCTTGCTCTCCCAGGGGATGGCTGAGCACATCCCAGCCACCTTCTGGCAATTGCTGAAGCTGCCTCGAACCCTCATACTCTTACTTGGGGGACCCCTCGCCCTACTCCTGGTCTCTGGCTCCTGGCTTCTGGCCCTCAtgttcagcctcagcctcctccctgccCTGTGGTTCCTTGCCAAAAAACCCTGGAAGGACTATGTAGACACAGTATTGCGCACAGACATGTCTGACATCACCAAATCCTACCTGAGTGAGCGTGACTCCTGCTTCTGGGTGGCTGAGTCTGAAGAGAAGGTGGTGGGCATGGTAGGAGCTCTGCCCGTTGATGATCCCACCTTGAAGGAGAAGCAGTTGCAGCTGTTTCATCTCTCTGTGGACAGTGAGCACCGTCGTCAGGGGATAGCAAAAGCCCTGATCAGGACTGTCCTCCAGTTTGCCCGGGACCATGACTGCAGTGCAGTTGTCCTGGACACCAGCAACATCCAACTTACTGCCTTGTCCCTCTACCAGAGCATGGGCTTCCAGAAGACGGGCCAGTCCTTCTCCTGCATGTGGGCCAGGCTAGTGGCTCATATTACAATTCATTTCATCTACCACCTCCCTTCTTCTCAGGCAGGGGGTCTGTGA